A genomic region of Chroogloeocystis siderophila 5.2 s.c.1 contains the following coding sequences:
- a CDS encoding mechanosensitive ion channel family protein codes for MGKRKQANKIRIVVFFTSLIILKSHISLAQDIPIIETPPDSPTEASVDGIFFADVLVRGRPIFQVGSLSELDATERTQIINRRIASVLARSQPVGSVTVQTSPQRNIATLQVNNRVLMTVTQQDAEDFGVTVEELAQQWASELNQAFEQRPLAIDVVQRVNMTMRELLRDIIDNLPSIIGGLIVVVLTWAIARGVRQVAYGWAQRTEGDRSSEILIAKLGYGGVWVIGSVVALGVLGLDFTALLGTLGLTTVAIGFSLRDILGNYISGVILLAARPFRLGDQVVIKEFEGTITQIQLRATTIQTYDGRMVYVPNQEVFQASITNNTASPVRRSSVIVGIDYAADINTAKQIIKDAVLMINGVEVSQPLEILVRELAPSTVNIEVRFWVNSRRMAFLEATSQVAQVIKESLMNAGIELPTDIYTLEFRNSLPTSLHQQQDKVVENNNNS; via the coding sequence ATGGGCAAGCGTAAACAAGCTAATAAGATACGCATCGTCGTGTTTTTCACTAGCTTGATAATACTTAAAAGTCATATCAGTTTAGCCCAAGACATTCCTATAATTGAAACTCCTCCAGATTCACCTACAGAAGCTTCTGTAGATGGAATATTTTTTGCAGATGTTTTAGTACGCGGTAGACCAATTTTTCAAGTGGGTAGTTTATCAGAACTTGATGCAACAGAACGTACCCAAATTATCAATCGCCGAATTGCTAGTGTCTTAGCGCGATCGCAACCTGTTGGAAGCGTTACTGTACAAACAAGTCCGCAACGCAACATCGCAACATTACAAGTTAATAATCGCGTGTTGATGACAGTCACGCAGCAAGATGCAGAGGATTTCGGAGTTACGGTAGAAGAATTAGCGCAGCAATGGGCAAGTGAACTTAATCAAGCTTTTGAACAACGACCATTAGCGATTGATGTTGTCCAGCGTGTTAATATGACAATGCGCGAGTTACTGCGCGATATTATTGATAATTTACCCTCGATTATTGGTGGTTTAATTGTTGTTGTGTTGACATGGGCGATCGCACGTGGAGTACGACAAGTTGCTTACGGTTGGGCGCAGCGTACCGAAGGCGATCGCAGTAGCGAAATTCTCATTGCTAAATTAGGATACGGTGGCGTATGGGTCATTGGTTCAGTAGTAGCTCTGGGAGTCTTAGGACTTGATTTTACCGCGTTACTCGGTACGTTAGGATTAACTACGGTTGCAATTGGTTTTAGTCTCCGAGATATTCTTGGTAATTATATTTCCGGTGTCATTTTACTCGCAGCCCGACCATTTCGACTCGGCGATCAAGTCGTCATTAAAGAATTTGAAGGCACAATTACTCAAATTCAACTCCGCGCAACAACAATTCAAACTTATGATGGGCGGATGGTCTACGTCCCTAATCAAGAAGTCTTTCAAGCGAGCATTACTAATAATACAGCTTCCCCAGTACGTCGCAGTTCGGTAATTGTTGGAATTGATTATGCTGCGGATATTAATACTGCAAAACAGATTATTAAAGATGCTGTTTTGATGATTAATGGTGTAGAAGTGAGTCAACCGCTAGAAATTTTAGTTCGCGAACTCGCACCGAGTACTGTAAATATTGAAGTTCGCTTTTGGGTGAATTCGCGCCGTATGGCTTTTTTAGAAGCAACTTCGCAGGTAGCGCAAGTCATTAAAGAGTCATTAATGAATGCAGGAATAGAGTTACCAACAGATATTTATACTCTAGAATTTCGCAATTCGCTACCAACCTCACTCCATCAACAGCAAGATAAAGTTGTAGAAAACAATAACAATTCGTAA